A region of Solanum dulcamara chromosome 7, daSolDulc1.2, whole genome shotgun sequence DNA encodes the following proteins:
- the LOC129895515 gene encoding transmembrane ascorbate ferrireductase 1 — MATGLKALPFSFGAHFLALIAAIMVLVWSIHFRGGLAWEADNKNLIFNIHPVLMLIGFIILGGEAIMSYKSFPLEKQVKKVIHLVLHAIALILGIIGIYTAFKNHNESNIPNMYSLHSWVGIGVITLYGIQWVYGFVVFFYPGGSSEIRRDSLPWHVLLGMFIYVMAVGNACLGFLEKLTFLEVNGLAKYGSEAFLVNFTAIATVLYGVFVFLTILSQGPTADDHSYSAIS; from the exons GGGCACACTTTCTTGCCTTAATTGCTGCTATTATGGTCTTAGTTTGGTCTATTCACTTTAGGGGTGGCTTAGCTTGGGAGGCTGATAACAAAAATCTCATCTTTAAT ATTCACCCGGTACTTATGCTTATTGGGTTCATTATTCTTGGGGGAGAAG CCATCATGAGTTACAAATCTTTCCCCCTGGAGAAGCAGGTGAAGAAAGTGATACATCTAGTTTTACATGCTATCGCCCTCATACTTGGAATAATTGGAATCTATACCGCATTCAAAAATCACAATGAAAGCAACATCCCTAACATGTACAGTTTACATTCCTGGGTTGGAATAGGAGTTATTACTCTTTATGGCATTCAG TGGGTTTATGGATTTGTGGTGTTCTTCTACCCTGGAGGTAGTTCTGAAATCAGACGCGATTCACTTCCCTGGCATGTGCTTTTGGGAATGTTTATATATGTCATGGCTGTTGGCAATGCCTGTTTAGGATTCCTTGAGAAGCTCACATTCCTGGAAGTTAATGGTTTGGCTAAATATGGTTCTGAGGCCTTCCTAGTTAACTTTACTGCCATTGCTACCGTTCTGTATGGGGTCTTTGTGTTTCTGACCATTCTTTCTCAGGGTCCCACTGCGGATGATCATAGTTACTCCGCCATTTCTTGA